The following coding sequences are from one Gossypium hirsutum isolate 1008001.06 chromosome A12, Gossypium_hirsutum_v2.1, whole genome shotgun sequence window:
- the LOC107951239 gene encoding UDP-glycosyltransferase 83A1: MERQPHALVIPYPAQGHVAPLMKLALQIASHGVKVTFVNTESIHAKIKASLPENVEEAHLISLVSLPDGLELDDDRTDWVKLNDSIHRTMPGYLEDFILKVNGSNANQKFTCVVADTSVGWALELAKKAGLQAVAVWPAGGPCLALALHLPQLLEAGIIDTDGTVLKDEAISVSKDVLAWTSTEIGWGFPDPVFQKLFFGFYTIFPQYYKFQDWFLCNSIYELDSAALQLVPNVFPIGPLLASNHLATFAGNLWPQDSTCLQWLDNHASGSVIYVAFGSSTTVDSQQLHELAFGLELTGQPFLWVIRSDLMNDGSLAKLPEGFINRVSNRAKFVEWAPQEKVLAHPSVACFMSHCGWNSTMEGLTMGVPFLCWPYLADQFCNRNYICDVWRIGLGLRKDENGVITRDEISSKIKTLLSSQDIKANAVHVKEVARKSLHESGGSSCRNFNNFIQHIKSI; this comes from the exons atggaAAGGCAACCGCATGCGCTAGTTATACCATACCCAGCACAAGGGCATGTGGCTCCTCTTATGAAATTGGCCCTTCAAATCGCATCCCATGGTGTGAAAGTGACCTTCGTTAACACAGAGtccatacatgcaaaaatcaagGCTTCTTTACCAGAAAATGTTGAGGAGGCACACCTGATAAGCTTAGTTTCGCTTCCCGATGGACTGGAACTGGACGATGATCGAACCGATTGGGTGAAGTTGAACGACTCCATTCATAGAACTATGCCAGGATATTTGGAGGATTTCATATTGAAAGTTAATGGATCGAATGCGAATCAGAAGTTCACTTGTGTTGTGGCGGACACATCAGTTGGTTGGGCACTTGAACTGGCCAAGAAAGCTGGACTCCAAGCTGTCGCAGTTTGGCCTGCCGGTGGACCTTGCTTGGCTCTCGCACTTCACCTTCCACAACTTCTTGAGGCTGGAATAATAGATACTGATG GAACCGTGCTGAAAGATGAAGCAATCTCGGTTTCAAAGGATGTGCTTGCCTGGACCAGCACTGAGATTGGATGGGGCTTCCCGGATCCAGTGTTTCAGAAacttttttttggcttttacacCATTTTTCCTCAGTATTACAAATTTCAGGACTGGTTCCTTTGCAACTCAATTTACGAGCTCGACTCTGCAGCTCTGCAACTGGTTCCCAACGTTTTCCCCATTGGGCCATTGCTTGCGAGCAACCATTTGGCTACTTTTGCTGGAAACTTATGGCCCCAAGACTCAACATGTTTACAGTGGCTCGATAACCATGCTTCAGGTTCAGTCATTTATGTTGCATTTGGTAGCTCAACCACGGTGGACTCGCAGCAACTGCATGAGCTAGCATTTGGTCTTGAACTTACAGGCCAACCATTTCTATGGGTAATTCGGTCTGATTTAATGAATGATGGTTCATTGGCTAAATTACCAGAAGGGTTCATAAATAGGGTATCAAACCGTGCAAAGTTTGTTGAGTGGGCACCTCAAGAGAAGGTGTTGGCTCACCCTTCAGTGGCTTGTTTCATGAGCCATTGTGGTTGGAATTCAACCATGGAAGGCCTAACGATGGGGGTTCCTTTTCTTTGTTGGCCTTACCTTGCTGATCAGTTCTGCAATAGAAACTACATTTGCGATGTTTGGAGGATCGGTTTGGGGTTAAGGAAAGACGAAAATGGCGTCATAACGAGGGATGAAATAAGTTCAAAGATTAAAACATTGTTGTCCTCTCAAGATATAAAGGCGAATGCAGTGCATGTAAAGGAAGTTGCTCGAAAGAGTTTGCATGAAAGTGGTGGGTCTTCTTGCAGGAACTTCAACAACTTCATTCAACATATTAAGAGCATTTAG
- the LOC107951237 gene encoding uncharacterized protein, whose product MAGQGDTQIAVHRTIAISGGQRCARVGIEPRFKACSKAKTLPILESAKRTAREALRRSGHGTISGRCLVNGGKKGFFFHFGVNLQTSLGMRRLGMRYGRRGRGEHRCGTH is encoded by the exons ATGGCCGGCCAGGGGGACACCCAAATCGCCGTCCATCGTACCATCGCCATATCCGGCGGCCAACGGTGCGCGAGGGTGGGTATTGAGCCCCGTTTCAAGGCGTGTTCGAAAGCCAAAACGCTCCCAATCCTCGAAAGCGCGAAGAGAACGGCACGAGAAGCCCTCCGACGAAGCGGTCACGGGACGATTTCG GGCCGGTGCTTAGTCAACGGAGGAAAGAAGGGTTTCTTCTTCCATTTCGGTGTAAACTTACAGACGAGCCTTGGGATGAGGCGCCTCGGGATGAGGTACGGGCGACGTGGCCGAGGAGA